In Nocardia sputorum, a single genomic region encodes these proteins:
- the trmB gene encoding tRNA (guanosine(46)-N7)-methyltransferase TrmB, whose amino-acid sequence MDAVNDAANHTAESVPGPPSTASAPAEGGPRHKTGSRLYPRVTSFRSRRGALTATQQQSWDRMWPSIGREVADEPLDAAAWFGRDAPLVIEIGCGTGTATAAMAQAEPHLNLIGIEVYQPGLAQLVQRIEREAIGNIRLLRGDAVDVLENMIAEESLTGVRVFFPDPWPKARHHKRRLLQPATVALIASRLKPGGVLHVATDHAGYAEHIHAVGMAEPLLRGLNEATGGVSAEHRATAPIGFERPVTKFEGKAHRAGSAITELIWGKIDR is encoded by the coding sequence ATGGACGCCGTGAACGACGCCGCGAACCATACTGCCGAGTCAGTTCCGGGCCCGCCGTCCACAGCTTCGGCTCCGGCCGAGGGCGGGCCCCGGCACAAGACCGGCTCCCGCCTGTACCCACGAGTCACCAGCTTCCGGTCGCGCAGGGGCGCGCTGACCGCGACCCAGCAGCAATCCTGGGACCGGATGTGGCCGTCGATCGGCCGTGAGGTCGCCGACGAGCCACTGGACGCGGCCGCCTGGTTCGGCCGCGACGCGCCGCTGGTGATCGAGATCGGCTGCGGCACGGGCACCGCGACGGCCGCCATGGCGCAGGCCGAACCGCACCTGAACCTGATCGGCATCGAGGTCTATCAGCCCGGCCTCGCACAGCTGGTGCAGCGCATCGAGCGCGAGGCGATCGGGAACATCCGGCTGCTGCGCGGCGACGCGGTGGACGTGCTGGAAAACATGATTGCCGAAGAGTCGCTGACCGGCGTCCGGGTGTTCTTTCCCGACCCGTGGCCGAAGGCGCGCCACCACAAGCGGCGGCTGCTGCAGCCCGCGACGGTCGCACTGATCGCCAGCCGCCTGAAGCCGGGCGGCGTCCTGCACGTCGCCACCGACCACGCAGGCTACGCCGAGCACATCCATGCGGTCGGCATGGCGGAGCCCCTGCTCAGGGGATTGAACGAGGCCACGGGCGGCGTCAGCGCGGAACATCGCGCCACCGCGCCGATCGGGTTCGAGCGCCCCGTCACGAAATTCGAAGGCAAGGCACATCGCGCCGGTAGCGCCATCACCGAGCTCATATGGGGGAAGATCGACCGATGA
- a CDS encoding NYN domain-containing protein, whose amino-acid sequence MSVSEMAHEVVDVAGEVHGSGAEGLGSAGPDVRRVLLVWDAPNLDMGLGAILGGRPTAAYRPRFDALGRWLLARTAELSVGAVHRVEPEATVFTNIAPGTADVVRPWVEALRNVGYAVFAKPKIDEDSDVDADMLAHIALRSRGAGLAGIMVASADGQAFREPLEELAAKGVPVQVLGFREHASWAVTSDTLEFIDLEDIPGVFREPLPRVSLDSLPDEGAWLQPFRPLSALLTSRPAQGVA is encoded by the coding sequence ATGAGCGTCAGTGAGATGGCCCACGAAGTGGTCGATGTTGCCGGGGAGGTGCACGGAAGCGGAGCGGAAGGCCTGGGCAGCGCGGGGCCGGACGTGCGCCGCGTCCTGTTGGTGTGGGACGCCCCGAACCTCGACATGGGCCTCGGCGCCATCCTGGGCGGTCGTCCGACCGCCGCCTACCGCCCGCGGTTCGACGCGCTCGGCCGCTGGCTGCTGGCCCGGACCGCTGAATTGTCGGTGGGCGCGGTGCATCGCGTGGAGCCCGAGGCCACCGTCTTCACCAACATCGCGCCGGGCACCGCCGACGTCGTGCGGCCCTGGGTGGAGGCGCTGCGCAACGTCGGCTACGCGGTCTTCGCCAAGCCCAAGATCGACGAGGACTCCGACGTCGACGCCGACATGCTCGCGCACATCGCCCTGCGCAGTCGCGGCGCGGGCCTGGCGGGCATCATGGTCGCCTCGGCCGACGGCCAGGCGTTCCGCGAACCGCTGGAGGAACTCGCCGCCAAAGGCGTGCCGGTTCAGGTACTCGGCTTCCGCGAGCACGCGAGTTGGGCCGTCACATCCGATACTCTCGAATTCATCGACCTCGAGGACATTCCGGGCGTGTTCCGTGAACCCCTGCCCCGGGTGAGCCTCGACTCGTTGCCCGACGAGGGTGCTTGGCTGCAGCCGTTCCGGCCGCTGTCGGCACTGCTCACCTCTCGCCCCGCCCAAGGAGTCGCTTAG